A genomic stretch from Podospora pseudoanserina strain CBS 124.78 chromosome 3, whole genome shotgun sequence includes:
- a CDS encoding hypothetical protein (EggNog:ENOG503P0TX; COG:S): MDPATTIDPATGQPLPQTPSSESSVHITPKVHIYTLPPSSPSSSTYLASSWTSLPQNPIFTSRLRILETSLSPETTELKVDILLESTTSSSDNNGQPQLFAAAPYTTPAIVTPCSDSSRFFALRVSDPGTGKKATLGVGFEERSDAFDFNLALQECGKSLGFGGQQQPEREKKEKTEEKKDWSLKEGETITINLGGKFGRRNQGQGGEKKEEEEGGRGKSLNSFALPPPPGNGGGGFSLPPPPPSASEARRQKRLSAQQMGFDDGVNGEFA, encoded by the exons ATGgaccccgccaccaccatcgacccTGCCACCggccaacccctcccccagacGCCATCGTCCGAGTCCTCCGTTC ACATAACCCCCAAAGTCCACATctacaccctccccccttcctccccttcctcatcaacctaCCTAGCCAGCTCCTggacctccctcccccaaaacccaatcTTCACCTCCCGCCTTCGCATCCTCGAGACGTCGCTCTCGCCTGAGACTACCGAGCTCAAAGTCGATATCTTGCTCGAGtcaaccaccagctcctcggaTAATAATGGACAACCTCAGTTATTCGCAGCAGCGCCCTACACAACACCCGCAATCGTCACCCCATGCAGCGACTCCTCCCGGTTCTTCGCATTAAGAGTGTCCGACCCCGGGACGGGAAAAAAGGCGACGTTAGGTGTCGGGTTTGAGGAGCGGAGCGACGCTTTTGATTTCAATTTGGCGTTGCAGGAGTGCGGGAAATCGCTaggttttggggggcagcagcagccggaaagggaaaagaaggaaaagactgaggagaagaaggattgGAGtctgaaggagggggagacgaTTACGATTAATCTCGGGGGGAAGTTTGGGAGACGAAACCAGGGACaagggggggagaagaaggaggaggaggaggggggaagggggaagagtCTGAATAGTTTTGCTTtgccgccaccacctggaaacgggggagggggtttcagtcttccccctccgccgcctaGTGCCAGTGAGGCGAGACGGCAGAAGAGGTTGTCGGCGCAGCAGATggggtttgatgatggggttaATGGAGAGTTTGCTTGA
- a CDS encoding hypothetical protein (EggNog:ENOG503P1MN; COG:S), whose amino-acid sequence MAEADGVGIAAIILAAGAFIVSVVFLAAHLFSKPTGFDHWDSGMMGKWADYRKTKTYGLLSFSRGRRTVTEAELPVIFLAPRNNARGPVQGKPIWYIDGSRQSCEDTRVIYDPDPGPSSFGDKKIHTVHNERASWVRLLETIQGMERDSIAWEMDMWRSVEGVNAGGISRISRNFEFPTLAVGVQSTIRTFDETSVLRRPYATTTITHLIELTATLGLYWKRFDQDEDVYRAEGNGMSIHGYRVREFGLVFTFAKTGITNFRNHRVIPTEEVKELCYGNVPTIYRLRDWEDKTLRNPDATRRQKELKTLQLGSRREIAATLSLIGCDSNTIEHFSKGHSRQNHFFPIIFELLGMLGRTLHQKDRCYTYLPNPTIYAWETRAFSLRLLLTAFSHHLDTIAARDDSKRTSSDLEVLAEQAAILRESLPPTKDEGYDPKQLNVLNDSISAADAILAAVPKPLVLDVIQRHIHTVHSALNPEHGEKPIRSLVNLLNAPRGEREAEFMAAYFDDVRPIVTDIGLPDPSRFLWARLEEGASFDSNGEKTRQIEAELRQPAGDKPAPTPRLARDDTEARIDPGRNTVWCTLVFRMICWLLLHNFDQNDVQMPKSELLGSRLPVYII is encoded by the exons ATggccgaggccgatggcGTCGGCATCGCCGCCATTATTCTAGCTGCTGGCGCATTCATCGTCTCGGTCGTTTTTCTTGCCGCCCATTTGTTTTCTAAACCCACCGGCTTCGACCACTGGGACAGCGGAATGATGGGCAAATGGGCCGACTACAGAAAAACGAAGACTTACGGCTTGTTATCCTTCTCGCGGGGACGACGGACCGTGACAGAAGCTGAGCTACCGgtcatcttcctcgctcCTCGCAACAATGCGCGCGGCCCTGTTCAAGGCAAGCCGATCTGGTATATCGATGGCTCGCGCCAGAGCTGTGAGGATACCAGAGTGATCTACGATCCGGACCCTGGCCCCTCGAGCTTCGGAGATAAAAAGATTCATACAGTTCATAACGAGCGGGCGTCTTGGGTGAGGTTGCTGGAGACGATTCAAGGGATGGAGAGAGACTCGATAGCCTGGGAAATGGACATGTGGCGCAGTGTTGAAGGGGTCAATGCTGGTGGGATTTCGAGGATATCACGCAATTTTGAGTTTCCAACTTTGGCTGTCGGCGTCCAAAGCACCATCCGCACATTCGATGAGACGTCCGTTTTACGTCGGCCTTATGCCACGACAACCATTACCCACCTGATCGAGCTCACGGCGACATTAGGCCTCTACTGGAAGAGGTTCGACCAGGACGAGGATGTGTATCGAGCCGAGGGAAATGGAATGAGCATCCACGGATACCGAGTGCGTGAGTTTGGTCTCGTCTTTACGTTTGCAAAGACAGGCATCACAAACTTCAGGAACCATCGCGTGATCCCGACGGAGGAAGTAAAGGAGCTCTGCTATGGAAACGTACCAACGATCTATCGCCTTCGAGACTGGGAGGATAAAACCCTGCGTAATCCTGATGCGACCAGGAGgcagaaggagctcaagacaTTGCAGCTAGGAAGCCGTCGAGAGATCGCTGCGACACTCTCACTGATAGGATGCGACAGCAACACGATTGAGCATTTCTCGAAGGGACATTCCCGACAAAACCACTTTTTCCCAA TTATTTTCGAGCTTCTAGGAATGCTCGGCCGCACTCTCCATCAAAAGGACCGTTGTTACACCTATCTTCCGAACCCCACCATATATGCCTGGGAGACGAGGGCTTTCTCATTGAGGTTACTCCTCACGGCCTTTTCCCATCATCTCGATACAATCGCTGCACGGGACGACTCGAAGCGGACGTCGTCCGACCTGGAAGTATTAGCCGAGCAAGCGGCCATATTGAGAGAAAGCCTGCCCCCTACAAAGGACGAAGGCTATGACCCCAAGCAACTCAATGTCCTGAATGACTCCATCAGCGCAGCCGACGCCATCCTCGCGGCGGTTCCCAAGCCGCTGGTTCTAGATGTGATTCAGCGACACATCCATACCGTGCATTCGGCCCTCAACCCAGAGCATGGCGAAAAGCCTATCCGATCGCTCGTCAACCTACTCAATGCGCCACGCGGCGAGCGCGAGGCGGAATTCATGGCAGCCTACTTCGATGACGTCCGCCCAATAGTCACAGACATTGGCTTACCAGACCCGTCCCGATTCCTGTGGGCTCGGCTGGAAGAAGGTGCCAGCTTCGACTCCAACGGCGAGAAAACACGCCAGATCGAAGCCGAGTTGCGGCAACCGGCGGGCGACAAACCAGCACCCACACCCCGGCTTGCTCGAGACGACACGGAAGCGAGGATAGACCCGGGGCGGAACACGGTGTGGTGCACGCTGGTATTTCGGATGAtttgctggctgctgctgcacaaCTTTGATCAGAACGATGTGCAGATGCCAAAGAGTGAACTGTTGGGGAGTCGGTTGCCAGTGTATATTATTTAG
- a CDS encoding hypothetical protein (EggNog:ENOG503PU8J), translating into MEAISLFGTILSIITTFRDAFPSLASDATDWKNYEFFDRARWVKLLKIIKNIEKWQWRWMVYSEEAGQQGSLQSKFWGSSASEITEHVKCIQDEVAKLQKLLNTRRIDRGGGCFGIFRKKGRDVLFRSGGNINRILETLDTLVLGLDTMSDEAYWRLWRRQDFGEKEPRPPETSALHQFGHQHHLVKLAMHTWLTSNQLRDCCLGRGRKLELDIELDLFFRQRPHDGIEPRSQVIAEASQTKSLGYTLLVSQPDYMNRRKRIRLTPDPARVPERCKTLFSEAFDVVSGHAGGGEAGLELVTKGQRVTMKLEELQNVVGNLPEPTSLRSQLSSQSARESVDDPIRKIDHQIWKMKRAFHISEFCLLFFKSKWMSWVCSCNIQEYDLSSLDTTTNSTFLVDQRYLFAVKGLSSDDKDVPPAACAAAPATPNGSGNGTATLKPCWCQSKLSDDPKDKNVASSLQRYPLFSLGLILVEIGLGRPLQEIQVNKAVVDVNSIFFGYHDSSTSDPIVKKSLEELRPIFNDVLADDDDDEDNKRAKKAGSDFYSAVKFCLKSRDPPGVDKTKLEEFFLEVVWKLHNIQKDLIEQRDELLRNKGQQLLPRKQTQQEA; encoded by the exons ATGGAGGCAATCTCACTCTTTGGGACGATCCTTAGTATCATCACAACTTTCCGCGATGCCTTCCCGTCACTCGCTTCCGACGCGACCGATTGGAAGAACTACGAATTCTTCGACCGCGCTCGATGGGTGAAGTTGCTCAAGATCATAAAAAACATAGAAAAGTGGCAATGGCGGTGGATGGTGTATTCCGAGGAGGCGGGACAGCAAGGAAGCCTGCAGTCCAAGTTCTGGGGCTCTTCCGCTTCTGAAATAACAGAGCACGTCAAGTGTATCCAAGACGAGGTGGCCAAGCTCCAAAAGCTGCTCAACACTCGCAGGATTGaccggggaggaggttgtttcGGTATCTTTAGGAAAAAGGGGCGGGATGTCTTGTTCCGATCGGGAGGCAACATAAACAGAATCCTCGAAACCCTTGACACGCTCGTCTTGGGCCTGGATACGATGAGCGACGAGGCCTACTGGCGTCTCTGGAGACGTCAAGATTTTGGAGAAAAAGAACCACGGCCACCCGAGACCTCGGCTCTGCATCAGTTTggacaccagcaccacctgGTGAAGCTTGCCATGCACACGTGGTTGACGTCCAACCAGCTTCGGGACTGCTGCTTGGGTAGGGGACGAAAACTCGAGTTGGATATCGAACTCGACCTCTTCTTTCGCCAGCGCCCGCATGACGGGATAGAACCAAGATCGCAAGTGATTGCAGAAGCATCTCAGACCAAAAGCCTCGGCTACACTCTCCTAGTCAGCCAACCAGACTACATGAATAGGAGAAAAAGAATTCGCCTTACCCCAGACCCAGCTCGTGTGCCCGAGAGATGCAAGACGCTTTTCTCCGAAGCCTTCGACGTCGTTTCCGGTCATGCGGGGGGCGGTGAAGCAGGGCTCGAGCTGGTCACAAAAGGTCAACGCGTAACCATGAAGCTAGAAGAGCTTCAGAACGTCGTTGGCAACCTACCAGAGCCTACATCACTGCGCAGCCAACTAAGCTCGCAATCAGCGAGGGAGTCCGTGGACGACCCAATACGCAAGATCGATCATCAAATATGGAAAATGAAGCGAGCTTTCCACATTTCCGAGTTCTGCTTGCTCTTTTTCAAGTCCAAGTGGATGAGTTGGGTATGTAGCTGCAATATCCAGGAGTATGACCTTTCGTCTCTCGACACTACTACCAACAGCACGTTCCTCGTCGACCAGCGGTATCTGTTTGCGGTTAAAGGCCTTAGCAGTGACGACAAGGATGTGCCGCCAGCGGCTTGCGCTGCGGCACCAGCCACACCGAATGGGTCGGGCAATGGGACTGCGACGTTGAAGCCATGTTGGTGCCAGTCGAAGCTGAGCGATGATCCAAAAGACAAGAATGTGGCCTCGAGTCTGCAAAGATACCCCCTCTTCTCACTGGGGTTGATCTTGGTCGAGATTGGCTTGGGACGCCCGTTACAGGAAATCCAGGTCAAcaaggctgttgttgacgtGAACTCGATATTCTTCGGATACCACGACTCTTCGACCTCGGACCCAATAGTCAAGAAATCGCTCGAAGAATTGAGGCCGATTTTCAACGATGTCTTggctgacgacgacgacgatgaagacaaCAAGAGGGCGAAGAAAGCAGGAAGCGACTTCTATTCCGCCGTCAAGTTCTGCCTCAAGTCGAGAGACCCACCAGGCGTTGACAAGACGAAACTTGAAGAATTCTTTCTAGAGGTCGTGTGGAA GTTGCACAATATCCAAAAAGACTTGATCGAACAGCGCGATGAACTCCTGCGTAATAAAGGCCAGCAGTTACTGCCGAGGAAGCAGACACAGCAGGAGGCATAA
- the GCN3 gene encoding translation initiation factor eIF-2B subunit alpha (BUSCO:EOG09262X8R; COG:J; EggNog:ENOG503NW71) has product MATDEETKPVSTDLPVHPKPQNEDFDIVATYRSLLSSDREITMPIAAIESLIEFLSVTPYVTSMELVEKVKHQKALLLASAPNPLPILAGADLFEQFLLRSLRPPPAASSSSNLTEPMSFDQTREHLVANKQLFAQRAQAARDNIAIWGARYVSDEKIVLTAGGSRTVTKILLRAATDQSKHFKVIYIAEPTNTRSQAAVDELRQAGLEVETIVPNKVAYVLANQKKINLVLVGTEAIMQNGGIISGMGTAQLAALVKAIPGGMKRFYVAAETHKIVRKTPIAYPIVKKMGVRQRDITRFENIGVDLNNELVKEQLLQESDEVDYTDPELIDGIITEQGVKMTWQIWELVDDYI; this is encoded by the coding sequence ATGGCTACCGACGAAGAAACAAAGCCCGTCTCTACGGACCTCCCAGTCCACCCCAAGCCCCAAAATGAAGACTTCGACATCGTCGCGACCTACCGCAGCCTTCTGTCGTCAGACAGGGAAATCACCATGCCCATTGCCGCCATCGAGTCCCTAATCGAGTTCCTCTCCGTAACCCCCTACGTAACCTCGATGGAGCTCGTCGAAAAGGTCAAGCACCAAAAGGCGCTCCTCCTTGCCTCGGCCccgaaccccctccccatcctcgcaGGCGCAGATCTCTTCGAGCAGTTCCTGCTCCGGTCGCTTAGGCCGCCACCGGCAgcatcctccagctccaaccTGACCGAGCCCATGTCCTTCGACCAGACTCGCGAGCATCTCGTAGCCAACAAGCAACTATTTGCTCAGCGTGCCCAGGCAGCAAGGGACAACATCGCCATCTGGGGCGCCCGTTACGTCTCAGACGAGAAGATTGTCCTCACCGCTGGCGGGTCAAGAACAGTAACCAAGATTCTTCTGAGGGCAGCGACAGACCAGTCAAAGCACTTCAAAGTAATCTACATTGCcgaaccaaccaacacccgCTCCCAAGCGGCCGTGGATGAGCTCCGCCAAGCGGGCCTCGAAGTCGAGACAATCGTCCCCAACAAGGTCGCTTATGTTCTTGCCAACCAAAAGAAGATCAACCTTGTTCTGGTGGGGACAGAGGCTATCATGCAAAATGGAGGTATCATCTCCGGAATGGGCACCGCTCAGCTGGCAGCTTTGGTAAAAGCCATCCCCGGAGGAATGAAGAGGTTTTATGTCGCGGCAGAGACGCACAAGATTGTGAGGAAGACGCCGATCGCGTATCCAATCGTGAAGAAAATGGGAGTGAGGCAGAGGGATATTACACGCTTTGAGAATATTGGCGTGGATCTGAACAATGAGCTGGTTAAGGAGCAGCTGCTTCAGGAGAGTGATGAGGTGGACTATACGGATCCGGAGCTGATTGATGGTATTATTACGGAGCAGGGCGTTAAGATGACGTGGCAGATTTGGGAGTTAGTTGATGATTACATATAA